Part of the Leptospira ellinghausenii genome, TATTGCAAAAAAACAATTAAATGCGATCCAAAAGAAATCCCCAGGGAGAAAGCGAAAAGATGAATCAAACACGGTATGAATATTATGAATCCTTAAAATTAAGTGCAAATAACTTAAGAAAAAAGTATGAAATAAATTTACCAAGGATTCTCCCCAATGAGATTAAAAAAATAATGAAAGCCGAAGGAATTCGAGAGATAAATTATTGGAAGGATTTTAACATTATTCGGGGAGCATACTTTGTAATTTCTGGGGAACCACATGTTGTAGTTAACAAGAATTTGCGTAGAGACCCTAAAACATTTACTTTAGCGCATGAATTAAAGCATCATCTATTTGATAAGGAATTAGGAAGTGTATATTGTTCAAACATTAATATAAATGAACAAATTGAAATAGGTGCAGAAATATTTGCAGCAG contains:
- a CDS encoding ImmA/IrrE family metallo-endopeptidase, with product MNQTRYEYYESLKLSANNLRKKYEINLPRILPNEIKKIMKAEGIREINYWKDFNIIRGAYFVISGEPHVVVNKNLRRDPKTFTLAHELKHHLFDKELGSVYCSNININEQIEIGAEIFAAEFLFPDQLYLYHLNEMGVTKENFKPAHLVLLKNVTDTTLSYAGLAKKAEYLKIAEKGSLSQVKWKSLSEEILGKPFYRKTA